A region from the Wolbachia endosymbiont of Folsomia candida genome encodes:
- a CDS encoding iron-sulfur cluster co-chaperone HscB C-terminal domain-containing protein: protein MSSNYFLLFEIDPGFNVNFDELEKKYIELSRADINEGQSKNIININKAYQVLKSPLKRAEHLLDFLDVKSQNDQPNSEILNESIEIREYLMDCDDLQSANRMIDEKIKDCIKNIANAFAKKNFNEAAMQVLRLKYLYKSFEEVKQNAANSNF, encoded by the coding sequence ATGTCTAGTAACTATTTTTTATTGTTTGAAATTGATCCAGGCTTTAATGTCAACTTTGACGAGCTAGAAAAGAAATACATTGAACTAAGTAGAGCTGATATAAATGAAGGACAATCTAAAAACATAATTAATATTAACAAAGCTTATCAGGTGCTAAAGTCACCACTAAAACGTGCTGAGCATTTGCTGGACTTTCTTGATGTGAAAAGTCAAAATGACCAACCGAATTCTGAGATATTGAATGAATCGATTGAGATAAGAGAATATCTAATGGACTGTGATGATCTTCAATCTGCAAATAGAATGATCGACGAGAAAATAAAAGATTGTATTAAGAATATAGCTAATGCTTTCGCTAAAAAAAATTTTAATGAAGCAGCTATGCAAGTTTTAAGATTGAAATATTTATATAAGTCATTTGAGGAGGTAAAGCAAAATGCAGCCAATTCAAATTTCTGA
- the purH gene encoding bifunctional phosphoribosylaminoimidazolecarboxamide formyltransferase/IMP cyclohydrolase — translation MKIKRALISVYDKTNIIDLASFLVQQQIKILSTGNTYKVLSDAGIETQEVSDYTESPEILGGRVKTLHPKIHGGILCDREKHKTEMQNLNIEPIDLLITNLYPFLDTVSSGANEEQIIEQIDIGGVALIRAAAKNFRFTLVVSSIQDYEGLKAEMIKNNNETTLEYRKHLATKAFALTAHYDSNIYSWFLSQNESNRPLSEPICDEKFLGEVNDLPEFFTLYGNKMQELRYGENPNQKAAFYSNQSTQYPLKKIHGKELSYNNIVDIESALNIISEFEEPAAVIIKHNNPCGAAIGNNALEAYQKALSCDEVSSFGGIVAFNKQVDLKLAEELNKIFLEVIIAPSVNDDALEILQKKKNLRVIICKSFQQNEKYQIKNVIGGFLVQENNNHKIKAEEISQVTERTATEKEKADLIFAWKICKYVKSNAIVIAKDGCTIGIGAGQTSRIDSVNIAVKKAGEKCKGAVLASDAFFPFADSIIESAKRGITAIIQPGGSLKDQEVTAAANEKKIAMFFTGIRTFLH, via the coding sequence ATGAAAATCAAAAGAGCTTTAATATCTGTTTATGATAAAACAAATATAATTGACCTTGCATCGTTTCTGGTGCAGCAACAAATAAAAATTCTCTCAACAGGCAACACATATAAAGTTTTGTCTGATGCAGGAATAGAAACGCAGGAAGTTTCTGATTATACAGAGTCTCCAGAAATACTGGGCGGTAGAGTGAAAACTTTACACCCTAAAATTCATGGCGGAATCCTTTGTGATAGAGAAAAACATAAAACGGAAATGCAGAATCTAAATATTGAACCAATAGACCTGCTTATAACTAACTTATATCCGTTTTTGGATACAGTGAGTAGTGGTGCAAATGAAGAGCAAATCATAGAGCAAATTGACATCGGCGGAGTAGCTCTCATCAGAGCAGCGGCAAAAAATTTTCGTTTTACTTTAGTTGTTTCTAGCATTCAAGACTACGAAGGGCTGAAAGCTGAGATGATAAAAAATAACAATGAAACAACTCTGGAATATAGGAAGCATCTTGCAACTAAAGCATTTGCTCTTACCGCGCACTACGATTCTAATATCTATAGTTGGTTTTTATCTCAGAATGAAAGTAACAGACCTCTTTCAGAGCCTATTTGTGATGAGAAATTTTTAGGAGAAGTGAATGACTTACCAGAGTTTTTTACGCTCTATGGAAATAAAATGCAAGAGTTAAGGTATGGTGAAAATCCAAATCAAAAAGCTGCATTTTATAGTAATCAGTCTACCCAATACCCGCTCAAAAAAATACATGGAAAAGAGCTGAGTTATAATAACATAGTAGATATAGAATCTGCGCTTAACATAATTTCTGAATTTGAAGAACCTGCAGCAGTAATAATAAAACACAATAACCCATGCGGAGCTGCAATTGGTAATAATGCTTTGGAAGCATATCAAAAAGCTTTATCATGTGATGAAGTAAGCAGTTTTGGTGGCATTGTTGCTTTCAACAAGCAAGTAGATTTAAAACTTGCAGAAGAGCTGAATAAGATATTTTTAGAAGTAATAATAGCGCCATCAGTAAATGATGATGCACTAGAAATTTTGCAAAAAAAGAAGAATTTAAGAGTAATTATTTGCAAATCTTTTCAGCAGAATGAGAAATACCAAATTAAAAATGTTATTGGTGGATTTTTAGTACAAGAAAATAATAATCACAAGATAAAAGCAGAAGAAATATCCCAAGTAACTGAGCGCACTGCAACAGAAAAAGAAAAAGCAGATCTGATTTTCGCCTGGAAAATATGTAAATATGTAAAATCAAATGCAATAGTCATAGCAAAAGATGGGTGCACTATTGGCATCGGTGCAGGGCAAACAAGTAGAATAGACAGTGTGAATATTGCAGTAAAAAAAGCAGGCGAGAAATGTAAAGGCGCGGTGCTCGCTTCAGATGCGTTTTTCCCATTTGCAGATAGCATAATAGAAAGTGCAAAGCGTGGTATTACAGCAATAATACAACCTGGCGGTTCACTGAAAGATCAGGAAGTAACAGCAGCTGCAAATGAAAAGAAAATTGCCATGTTTTTTACTGGCATTCGTACTTTTCTCCATTAG
- a CDS encoding DsbA family protein → MSRIPFLLILIIVVASLPIINNWLSNRGQVVSDDYIGERVDNYISRNFDKVVKTLREQSIKHSQTARENVAKSKILQYKNEIFDLTYPHSGSENNSVMVAGFFDYSCGYCKIIKNDIKQLIHDGKVKYIFRDAPILGDNSLKVAKSALAVHFIDKEKYFDFHYAALTHKGELSEDDILDIVKNIGIDENDFNHSMKNNADKIQEMINSSKLLVSDLGVGGTPFLIIGDSLFVGATDLSILRRKVDELSDKQNE, encoded by the coding sequence ATGTCTAGAATACCGTTTTTATTGATCTTGATAATAGTGGTGGCAAGTTTACCAATAATAAACAATTGGCTTTCAAACCGCGGTCAGGTGGTGAGCGATGATTATATAGGCGAGAGAGTAGATAATTATATAAGTAGAAATTTTGACAAAGTTGTAAAAACTCTCAGAGAGCAGTCAATTAAACACAGCCAAACAGCTCGTGAGAACGTAGCAAAAAGTAAAATTTTGCAATATAAAAATGAGATATTTGACTTAACTTACCCTCACTCTGGAAGTGAAAATAACAGCGTCATGGTTGCAGGCTTTTTTGACTATTCTTGTGGGTATTGCAAAATTATAAAGAACGATATAAAGCAGTTAATTCACGACGGTAAAGTTAAATACATCTTTAGAGATGCTCCAATACTAGGTGATAATTCCTTAAAAGTAGCAAAAAGCGCTCTAGCCGTTCATTTTATAGATAAAGAAAAATATTTCGACTTCCATTATGCCGCCTTAACCCACAAAGGAGAGCTTTCAGAGGATGATATATTAGACATAGTAAAAAATATAGGAATTGATGAGAATGATTTTAATCATTCCATGAAAAATAATGCGGATAAAATTCAGGAAATGATAAACAGCAGTAAGCTTCTAGTTAGCGATCTTGGTGTAGGTGGCACACCTTTTTTAATAATCGGTGATAGCCTGTTCGTAGGAGCAACTGACTTAAGTATATTACGCAGGAAAGTAGATGAATTAAGTGACAAACAAAACGAGTAG
- a CDS encoding YihY/virulence factor BrkB family protein, with protein MNKLLQKFYTIIYCLYRALIDTIYNDGIEHAGYLSFLLLLSIFPFLIVLIALGSTFANFLDQYNIGWVFIIDNMPQDILASLMPRIREIISGPPQSLLTLAIVGSVWTASSTVEGFRTILNKAYKVPVSPHTYIWRRVLSILQFLVVTLIITLTIVFSTLAPMLVDFSYQGISYTKYLLVEFVLFTVVSWLYFMLPNIKQNVSDVFPGSCVAVVLWTISASAFKQYLKTSFDQLNLIYGSLGGVVVSLLFFYMLSLIFIYGAKFNFQLKYFNESR; from the coding sequence GTGAATAAGTTATTACAGAAATTTTATACTATTATTTATTGCCTTTATCGTGCTCTGATTGACACAATTTATAATGACGGAATAGAACATGCTGGGTACTTGTCATTTTTACTCTTGTTATCAATATTTCCTTTTCTTATTGTTTTAATAGCATTGGGATCAACGTTTGCAAATTTCTTAGATCAATACAACATCGGCTGGGTATTTATTATTGATAATATGCCACAGGACATTTTAGCATCTTTAATGCCGCGTATTAGGGAAATAATATCAGGTCCACCGCAAAGTTTATTAACTTTAGCAATCGTAGGTTCTGTTTGGACCGCTTCGTCCACGGTTGAAGGGTTCAGAACGATATTAAATAAGGCTTATAAAGTTCCTGTTTCTCCTCATACTTATATATGGAGGAGAGTACTCAGCATATTACAATTTTTAGTGGTAACGCTTATTATAACTCTAACTATAGTGTTCTCTACACTCGCACCAATGCTAGTTGATTTTTCCTATCAGGGAATAAGTTATACTAAATATTTACTCGTTGAGTTTGTGCTTTTTACAGTGGTTTCTTGGCTATATTTTATGTTACCAAACATAAAACAAAATGTATCAGATGTATTTCCAGGATCTTGTGTAGCTGTTGTTCTTTGGACAATTTCTGCTTCCGCTTTTAAACAATACTTAAAAACTTCGTTTGACCAACTGAATTTGATATATGGCAGTTTAGGAGGTGTGGTAGTTTCGTTGCTATTTTTTTATATGCTAAGTTTAATTTTTATATATGGAGCAAAATTTAATTTTCAGTTAAAATATTTTAATGAATCTCGCTAA
- the iscU gene encoding Fe-S cluster assembly scaffold IscU — protein sequence MSYNEKILDHYENPRNVGSLDKNDPNVGTGLVGAPSCGDVMKLQIKVNEKGIIEDAKFKTFGCGSAIASSSLLTEMIKGRTISDVTQIKNTQIVEELSLPPVKIHCSVLAEDAIKAAIHDYQSKQNKSHDEGYESECEENNSTVIN from the coding sequence ATGAGTTATAATGAGAAAATTTTAGATCATTACGAAAATCCGAGGAATGTTGGTTCTTTGGATAAAAATGATCCAAATGTTGGTACTGGTTTGGTTGGTGCACCGTCATGCGGCGATGTTATGAAACTACAGATAAAAGTCAATGAGAAAGGTATTATTGAAGATGCAAAATTCAAAACTTTTGGTTGTGGTTCCGCAATTGCTTCAAGTTCCTTGTTAACAGAAATGATAAAAGGAAGAACTATTAGTGATGTTACGCAGATAAAGAATACTCAAATAGTAGAAGAGTTATCTTTGCCTCCAGTCAAGATACACTGCTCAGTTCTTGCTGAAGATGCTATAAAGGCTGCGATTCATGACTATCAAAGCAAACAAAACAAGAGCCATGATGAAGGATATGAATCAGAATGTGAGGAAAACAATTCTACAGTAATTAACTAG
- a CDS encoding HesB/IscA family protein, with translation MSECLGESGVTKKNKDPITITDRALDRVRCLLDQKKHTNPVESEEAIGIRVLIKQRGCSGLKYDIEYAYDIRPFESVIEGSCSDGQKVKILIDPKSLMFMLGSEMDYVEEKFSSGFIFKNPNEKGKCGCGESFHV, from the coding sequence ATGAGTGAATGCTTGGGAGAAAGTGGGGTTACAAAAAAGAACAAAGATCCTATCACTATAACAGATCGTGCCTTGGATAGGGTAAGGTGTTTATTGGATCAGAAGAAGCACACTAATCCAGTGGAATCAGAAGAAGCAATAGGAATAAGAGTATTAATTAAACAAAGAGGATGCTCTGGCCTAAAATATGATATTGAATATGCATATGACATACGTCCTTTTGAATCTGTAATCGAAGGAAGTTGCAGTGATGGCCAAAAAGTTAAGATACTGATTGATCCAAAATCTTTAATGTTTATGCTTGGTTCTGAAATGGATTATGTAGAGGAAAAATTCTCATCGGGTTTTATTTTTAAAAATCCCAATGAAAAAGGAAAGTGTGGTTGTGGAGAAAGTTTTCATGTCTAG
- the dapB gene encoding 4-hydroxy-tetrahydrodipicolinate reductase translates to MKIRIGVVGCLGRMGKAIINELIANDRVEIAGVVARTHVGSDIGSVLSFSSDIGVKVTNSISDVFKSSDIVIDFTTKECMLECLRASAQFKKPLVSGTTGVGDVDLKEYAAKAPILWSANMSIGVNVLLKLVKKAAELLSDGYDIEIWEMHHNLKKDSPSGTAIELGKTIADTLKMDFHVNHHLHSNSTTREKNSIGFAVSRGGGVIGDHSVMFMNSGERIELSHKAIDRKIFAIGAIQAAIWLYENKRETPGLYSMQDVV, encoded by the coding sequence ATGAAAATCAGAATTGGAGTTGTAGGCTGCCTTGGCAGAATGGGCAAGGCAATCATAAATGAATTGATTGCAAACGATAGAGTAGAAATAGCAGGCGTAGTAGCGCGTACACATGTCGGTTCAGATATTGGCTCGGTTTTAAGTTTTAGCTCTGATATAGGAGTGAAAGTTACAAATTCTATTAGCGATGTATTTAAATCATCTGACATAGTGATAGATTTTACAACTAAAGAATGTATGTTAGAATGTCTTAGAGCATCTGCGCAATTTAAGAAACCGCTGGTTAGCGGAACAACTGGGGTGGGAGATGTTGATTTGAAAGAGTATGCTGCTAAAGCTCCAATATTGTGGTCAGCAAACATGAGCATTGGTGTTAATGTATTACTAAAATTGGTAAAAAAGGCTGCTGAACTTTTAAGCGATGGATATGATATTGAAATTTGGGAAATGCATCACAATTTAAAAAAGGATTCACCATCTGGAACAGCTATAGAACTTGGTAAAACTATTGCTGATACTTTAAAAATGGATTTTCATGTTAACCACCACTTGCATAGTAATTCAACTACAAGAGAAAAAAATAGTATAGGTTTTGCAGTATCCCGCGGAGGTGGAGTGATAGGAGATCATAGTGTAATGTTCATGAATTCAGGTGAGCGAATAGAATTAAGTCATAAGGCAATTGATCGTAAAATATTTGCCATCGGTGCTATTCAAGCAGCAATATGGCTATATGAAAATAAAAGAGAAACTCCAGGGCTATATTCAATGCAGGACGTAGTATGA
- a CDS encoding IS4 family transposase — protein sequence MFYYKEIISKLPKAVLDEIGKAVGVDYKVGKLTGENIFNLLLYSILEKNELSLRTIEENYRRMFCLNTRHSSVASRLKTIPIKYFERIFSFVLQSFCNQKDQEKLLIIDSTTLQLSSKLLQSAIPWRGGAKNMVKCTVATDGRFAKLLNLYTQAKGSSDSTSFREMILNHGQESICIFDRGLQKRATFEEFIDKGIHFITRGNDNIRYQIVRIHGKVAGMQTGTLELMEDVVVRLGQKGSRFLSFEIRLIKAQNRQNGEVLTFLTNIYEMSAEEVCALYKRRWSIEVFFKFIKQELNTKHFLGHSKNTILVTLYMILIASVLLTEYRKRSEIKSYKFARRAFMNELRLEILKPVIEYCGGNPEKVYDYYLFHFP from the coding sequence GTGTTTTATTACAAAGAAATAATATCAAAATTGCCGAAAGCAGTGTTAGATGAAATAGGCAAAGCGGTTGGCGTTGATTACAAAGTGGGCAAACTTACGGGAGAAAATATATTTAATTTACTGCTGTACAGCATATTGGAGAAAAACGAGCTGAGCTTGCGGACTATCGAGGAAAATTATCGTCGGATGTTTTGCCTGAATACGCGCCATTCATCGGTGGCAAGCCGCTTAAAAACGATACCAATTAAGTACTTCGAAAGAATTTTTTCGTTCGTTTTACAAAGTTTTTGTAACCAAAAAGACCAAGAAAAGCTATTAATTATAGATTCCACAACCCTGCAGTTATCGAGCAAATTACTGCAATCTGCAATACCATGGCGTGGTGGTGCAAAGAATATGGTAAAGTGCACCGTTGCCACTGACGGCAGGTTTGCAAAGTTGCTGAACTTGTATACTCAAGCCAAGGGCTCCTCTGACAGCACATCGTTCCGGGAAATGATTTTAAATCACGGTCAAGAGTCGATTTGCATATTTGATCGAGGACTGCAAAAACGTGCAACTTTCGAGGAGTTTATAGATAAAGGCATACATTTTATCACACGTGGCAACGATAATATTCGTTATCAAATTGTGCGTATCCACGGAAAAGTTGCAGGCATGCAGACTGGAACGCTTGAGCTAATGGAAGATGTAGTAGTCAGGCTGGGGCAAAAAGGTTCAAGATTTTTGTCGTTTGAAATCAGGCTAATTAAAGCGCAAAATCGACAGAATGGCGAAGTTCTCACATTTTTGACTAATATTTATGAAATGTCTGCTGAAGAAGTCTGCGCTCTTTACAAAAGGCGCTGGTCAATAGAAGTTTTCTTCAAATTTATCAAGCAGGAGCTCAACACGAAGCATTTTCTTGGACATAGCAAAAACACAATTTTGGTCACACTATACATGATTCTTATTGCTTCGGTTTTATTAACAGAATACAGAAAACGCAGCGAAATCAAGAGTTATAAGTTTGCAAGGAGAGCTTTTATGAATGAACTCAGGCTTGAAATCCTAAAACCTGTCATTGAATATTGTGGTGGAAACCCAGAAAAAGTCTACGATTATTACCTTTTTCACTTTCCATAA
- a CDS encoding integrase core domain-containing protein produces the protein MRELGMRRNTEDKTLERNYQSKWRFLIKEYEQTKAKKHPFYRFVGDFYHANGINRQTFCKYYNRYRNSGLEKEFLPRKRGPRWESRRTDIEIEKAVIEERKKGINKYEICAILAKKLGNKTPSPSGIYNIIKRAGMNKLSTKEKEVKRKIIREKAGELAHIDCHYLSKDMIINESKRYYLVCVIDDASRIAWAEVLENIQSLNVMFAVLRCFNYIKQSYSIQFKEVMTDNGPEFASRSNLDGHPFERMLVEIGLKHLYTRPYRPQTNGKVERFWRTLNDDLIEGTTFETVQEFKDELFRYLIYYNEHRPHQALGGITPLSFLQNLSMN, from the coding sequence TTGAGGGAGTTAGGTATGAGAAGAAACACAGAAGATAAAACTTTAGAGAGAAATTACCAAAGTAAATGGAGATTTTTGATCAAAGAATATGAGCAAACAAAGGCAAAAAAGCATCCATTTTATAGATTTGTAGGCGATTTTTATCACGCTAATGGAATCAACAGACAAACATTCTGTAAATATTATAATAGGTATAGAAATAGCGGATTAGAAAAAGAGTTTTTACCAAGAAAAAGAGGTCCAAGATGGGAAAGTAGAAGAACAGATATTGAAATAGAAAAAGCAGTTATAGAGGAGCGGAAAAAAGGGATAAATAAATATGAAATTTGTGCTATACTAGCAAAAAAGTTGGGCAACAAAACACCTTCTCCATCTGGTATATATAATATTATTAAGAGAGCCGGCATGAATAAGTTGAGCACAAAAGAAAAAGAGGTGAAGAGAAAGATAATCAGGGAAAAAGCTGGAGAATTGGCACATATAGACTGTCATTATTTGAGTAAAGATATGATAATAAATGAGAGCAAAAGATACTATTTAGTGTGTGTAATAGACGATGCAAGCCGTATAGCATGGGCAGAAGTTTTAGAAAATATTCAGAGTCTGAATGTAATGTTTGCAGTGCTCAGATGTTTTAATTATATAAAGCAAAGTTACAGTATTCAGTTCAAAGAAGTAATGACAGACAATGGACCAGAGTTTGCATCAAGAAGTAATTTGGATGGACATCCATTTGAAAGAATGTTAGTTGAAATTGGCTTAAAGCATTTATATACAAGGCCATATAGACCACAAACAAATGGAAAAGTAGAGCGCTTTTGGCGGACTTTAAATGATGATTTGATTGAGGGAACAACGTTTGAGACCGTTCAAGAATTTAAGGATGAATTGTTTAGATATTTAATTTATTACAATGAACACAGGCCGCATCAAGCTCTTGGAGGTATTACTCCTTTGAGCTTTTTGCAAAATTTGTCAATGAATTAG
- a CDS encoding beta-ketoacyl-ACP synthase III yields the protein MNKSFILSTGSYLPEKILTNDEISLKVDTNDEWIRQRTGITQRHIAGEGELTSDLAVKAAKNAIKNAEISANDLDLIIVATTTPDKTFPSCATIVQNKLECENAFAFDVQAACSGFIYAVTVADSLIKSNNKIKHALVIGAETMTRIVDWEDRSTCILFGDGAGAVIIKSEMNVASSRGIIATNLHSDGNVDILCTNGGISSTGNSGTICMNGREVFKHAVDKLTALIEETLKDNNLKITDIDWLIPHQANIRIIEAVAKKLEFPVEKVINTVDKHANTSAASIPLALDYAIKESKIKPGSLTLLISIGAGLTWGSVLLCY from the coding sequence TTGAATAAAAGCTTTATACTCAGTACTGGTTCTTATTTGCCAGAAAAAATACTTACCAACGATGAGATTTCATTGAAAGTTGATACAAATGATGAATGGATAAGGCAGAGAACAGGGATAACTCAAAGGCATATAGCAGGTGAAGGAGAATTAACATCAGATTTAGCAGTAAAAGCAGCAAAAAATGCTATAAAAAATGCTGAAATTTCAGCAAATGATCTTGATTTAATTATAGTTGCAACAACAACACCTGATAAAACTTTTCCTAGCTGCGCAACGATTGTACAAAATAAATTAGAGTGTGAAAACGCATTTGCTTTTGACGTGCAAGCCGCATGTTCTGGTTTTATATATGCAGTTACAGTTGCTGATTCACTCATAAAATCCAACAATAAAATTAAACATGCACTTGTAATTGGTGCTGAAACTATGACTAGAATTGTTGATTGGGAGGACAGATCAACCTGTATACTTTTTGGTGATGGAGCTGGTGCTGTGATAATAAAGTCAGAAATGAATGTAGCAAGCAGCAGAGGCATAATTGCAACTAATCTTCACTCTGATGGTAATGTGGACATATTATGTACAAATGGAGGAATATCGTCTACTGGCAATTCAGGAACAATATGTATGAATGGAAGAGAAGTGTTTAAACATGCAGTAGATAAGTTAACAGCTCTAATAGAAGAAACACTAAAGGATAACAATTTAAAAATCACTGATATAGATTGGTTAATTCCTCATCAAGCAAATATTCGTATTATTGAAGCAGTGGCAAAGAAATTAGAATTTCCTGTTGAGAAAGTTATTAATACAGTTGATAAGCACGCAAATACTTCGGCTGCGTCAATTCCACTTGCACTTGATTATGCAATAAAAGAATCAAAAATAAAACCAGGGAGCCTAACACTGCTAATTTCAATAGGTGCCGGCTTAACCTGGGGTTCTGTGCTACTTTGCTACTAG
- the pstB gene encoding phosphate ABC transporter ATP-binding protein PstB codes for MSDIHASIKDLSLWYGAKQVLFDISLDIYKKKVTTFIGPSGCGKSTFLRCFNRMNDYVPGCKVIGELDIDGLGNIYSRDMDVVLLRAKVGMVFQKPNPFPKSIYDNVAYGPKLHGMVKNKQKLDEIVENSMTKVGLWEELKDRLKDSALDLSGGQQQRLCIARAIAVKPTILLMDEPCSALDPMATNAIESLIQELKARFTIIMVTHSMKQAKKLSDNVTFFHNGKIVESGSTQEIFENAQSPLTQEYILDH; via the coding sequence ATGAGCGATATACACGCCTCTATTAAAGATCTAAGCCTTTGGTATGGTGCTAAACAAGTTTTATTCGATATAAGCTTAGACATTTATAAGAAAAAAGTTACTACTTTCATAGGGCCATCAGGGTGTGGCAAATCAACATTTTTGCGCTGTTTTAATCGCATGAACGACTATGTACCTGGGTGCAAAGTTATAGGTGAGTTAGATATTGATGGACTCGGTAATATATATTCACGAGATATGGATGTTGTTTTGCTAAGAGCAAAGGTTGGCATGGTATTTCAAAAACCAAACCCATTTCCAAAATCAATATACGATAACGTTGCTTATGGTCCCAAATTGCATGGTATGGTAAAAAACAAGCAAAAATTAGATGAAATTGTGGAGAATAGCATGACAAAGGTTGGCTTGTGGGAAGAGTTGAAAGATAGACTTAAAGATAGTGCACTCGATTTATCCGGTGGTCAACAGCAGCGGTTATGTATTGCACGCGCAATTGCAGTGAAGCCAACTATCTTACTAATGGATGAGCCATGTTCTGCTCTTGATCCAATGGCAACAAACGCAATTGAAAGCCTGATACAAGAGTTGAAAGCAAGGTTTACCATAATTATGGTCACACACTCGATGAAGCAAGCTAAAAAGCTATCTGATAATGTAACTTTTTTTCATAATGGCAAAATTGTTGAGTCTGGAAGCACTCAAGAAATATTTGAAAATGCTCAATCTCCTCTAACACAAGAGTATATTCTTGATCATTAG
- a CDS encoding SDR family NAD(P)-dependent oxidoreductase, translating to MNLANGKEMGKLEGKVALITGASGGIGSAVAKRFVKEGANVILISRSIDNLKPLYNEIEELEEFKEGSVKLIQLDLLDFENVKILTNMIESLKLSESGALDILVACTGVLAKLSPIQDYEIEEFHSVMDTNFTANWFLLKNLDPMLKKSDAGRVIFITSEVTFSAASYPYWMPYAASKAALETMVKIYASETKHTKLCVNAVYPEGPVDSGIYKQAFSGKDILELTPPDELTDKFVELASGDCSISGEILPLNKSSN from the coding sequence ATGAATCTCGCTAATGGAAAAGAAATGGGTAAATTAGAAGGTAAAGTAGCTTTAATTACCGGAGCTTCAGGTGGAATAGGGTCTGCTGTTGCAAAAAGATTTGTAAAAGAAGGCGCTAATGTGATTCTGATTTCAAGATCTATTGATAATCTAAAACCGCTATATAATGAAATTGAAGAGCTTGAAGAATTCAAAGAAGGTTCTGTGAAGCTCATTCAGCTTGATCTTTTAGATTTTGAGAATGTAAAGATACTGACAAACATGATAGAAAGCCTAAAATTGTCAGAATCTGGAGCGCTTGATATATTAGTAGCATGCACTGGGGTTTTAGCTAAATTAAGTCCAATTCAAGACTATGAAATTGAAGAATTTCATAGTGTAATGGATACAAACTTTACTGCTAATTGGTTCTTGTTAAAAAATTTAGATCCAATGCTAAAAAAATCTGATGCTGGAAGGGTAATATTTATAACCTCAGAAGTGACATTTTCTGCTGCTTCTTACCCATACTGGATGCCTTATGCTGCAAGTAAAGCTGCGCTGGAAACAATGGTGAAAATATATGCATCTGAAACAAAACATACAAAATTATGCGTAAATGCTGTTTATCCAGAAGGACCTGTGGATAGTGGAATATATAAACAAGCATTTTCTGGAAAAGATATACTGGAGTTAACACCACCTGATGAACTAACAGATAAATTTGTGGAGTTAGCGTCTGGAGATTGTAGCATATCAGGAGAAATCTTGCCACTCAACAAATCTTCTAATTAG